A window from Acropora palmata chromosome 14, jaAcrPala1.3, whole genome shotgun sequence encodes these proteins:
- the LOC141865886 gene encoding uncharacterized protein LOC141865886 codes for MISYDIEHVTSSPHYPQSNGKAENAIKTAKNPRLLEKDFNLALLAWRNTPYEGLESSPAQRMFGRHTRTLIPTTSDLLKPKIVEDVQGKLLKRKQLQAKHYNISAKELPPLRKGEIVRVKPTDRSGRWLKARVEHQVDVRSYEVRTEDGKIFRRNRRHLRSSKEPACLRVNPEPIHIPSQTHLPENLPIPKPSVSPLKTSVPVEVPPPKEPGEMVGSEKPESSSQTGKMPEQSSPPKQVDRPVTRSGRMSRPPSYLKDFVVAK; via the coding sequence ATGATAAGCTATGACATTGAACATGTTACCAGCTCTCCACATTACCCACAAAGTAATGGCAAAGCAGAAAACGCTATCAAGACAGCCAAAAATCCAAGGTTGCTGGAAAAGGACTTCAACCTAGCTCTGTTGGCATGGAGAAATACACCCTATGAAGGTCTAGAGAGTTCCCCCGCTCAAAGAATGTTTGGTCGCCACACTAGGACACTGATTCCTACGACCAGTGATCTTCTCAAACCCAAGATAGTCGAGGATGTCCAAGGAAAGCtcttgaagagaaaacaactgCAAGCCAAGCACTACAACATCAGTGCGAAGGAGCTTCCCCCCCTTCGCAAAGGAGAAATTGTGCGTGTAAAGCCTACAGATAGGTCTGGCAGATGGCTTAAAGCGCGTGTAGAGCACCAAGTAGATGTAAGATCATATGAAGTCAGGACGGAGGATGGAAAGATCTTTAGGAGAAACAGACGACATCTCAGAAGCAGTAAGGAACCAGCATGCCTTAGAGTCAACCCGGAGCCCATCCACATACCGAGTCAGACTCACCTGCCAGAAAATCTCCCCATCCCCAAACCTAGCGTCAGTCCTCTGAAAACCAGTGTCCCTGTGGAGGTACCACCGCCTAAGGAACCTGGAGAAATGGTTGGATCAGAGAAACCTGAGAGCAGTTCCCAGACTGGTAAAATGCCAGAGCAGTCCTCACCCCCCAAACAAGTTGATCGTCCAGTTACCCGGAGTGGCCGTATGTCCCGACCACCAAGTTACCTTAAGGACTTTGTTGTTGCCAAGTGA
- the LOC141865885 gene encoding uncharacterized protein LOC141865885 produces the protein MASLLSSQEDGKYTINIVNSKIKTVVNGDGNSVNNYCRCLQYPEHSTVFPSSRTTARRTAVYHDGGEMRRIKRNKTKIRFPQRKFWDNSKLPLKNISDESDEDSYYSRCGPEIFPSVSGERDCAFEKSMKRFHIILNRLHCLRDNGNFEDFTNVVDGMLMNSKGDLELELLILLEKSVIVSDQNDLENAEAMVLEALSKLKNSEAKVKMRDYLLTMAHVYLNAIYRRQHKHGKAASTIAVAEQVLPKSQNEITRFFKAHILYEMASNLTIYINSVPLHLSVRKKLVEQSKHYMRQCIDLSIELDGGNVYIKEHQFGLLKLASLDLNCGTRAAREQITSDKCVADAQTCLRAVQEKCQDEMSEGLKIQFLRAKSDLNYRLGEFKTAQSEASQALSLAETLGFNSEIIPIQERLEDISKLITFTEMMSLEPSLEEGSVNSLSSSTVPSERNFSCSSGCEME, from the exons ATGGCTAGTCTGCTAAGCTCACAAGAAGACGGAAAATACACCATCAATATTGTCAATTCCAAGATCAAAACCGTAGTAAATGGTGATGGAAACTCTGTGAATAACTATTGTCGATGTCTTCAGTATCCTGAGCACTCTACAGTTTTTCCATCAAGTAGAACAACGGCCCGAAGGACAGCTGTTTATCACGATGGAGGTGAAATGCGCAGAATTAAACGGAATAAAACGAAGATAAGGTTCCCCCAGCGCAAATTTTGGGACAATTCTAAACTTCccttgaaaaacatttcagacGAAAGTGATGAAGATTCCTATTACAGTCGTTGCGGACCAGAAATTTTCCCTTCGGTTTCAGGGGAACGGGACTGCGCATTTGAAAAATCGATGAAGCGATTTCACATCATTTTGAACAGACTTCATTGTTTACGGGACAATGGCAATTTTGAGGATTTCACCAACGTTGTAGATGGTATGCTGATGAATAGCAAAGGTGATTTAGAGTTGGAACTCTTAATCCTTCTCGAAAAGAGTGTGATTGTCAGTGACCAAAATGACTTGGAGAACGCGGAAGCGATGGTACTAGAGGCGTTAAGTAAGTTGAAGAATTCTGAAGCTAAAGTTAAAATGAGGGACTATCTGCTGACCATGGCCCATGTATACCTGAATGCAATTTACCGACGGCAGCACAAGCATGGGAAAGCGGCTTCCACCATAGCTGTTGCTGAGCAGGTATTACCAAAatcacaaaatgaaattactCGTTTCTTCAAGGCACATATAC TCTATGAGATGGCGAGCAATTTGACCATATACATAAATTCCGTTCCACTCCATCTTTCTGTGCGCAAAAAGCTCGTGGAACAGTCGAAGCACTACATGAGACAATGCATAGATCTGAGCATAGAGCTTGATGGTGGCAATGTATACATTAAAGAACATCAGTTTGGGCTGCTCAAACTCGCTTCACTGGACCTAAATTGTGGCACAAGAGCAGCTCGAGAACAAATTACAAGTGATAAGTGCGTTGCAGATGCCCAAACTTGCCTCCGTGCTGTTCAAGAAAAATGCCAGGATGAGATGAGCGAAGGGCTGAAAATACAGTTCTTAAGGGCCAAGTCAGACCTCAATTATAGGCTGGGTGAATTTAAAACAGCACAGAGCGAAGCCAGTCAAGCACTGTCCCTGGCTGAAACACTTGGATTCAATTCAGAAATTATTCCCATTCAAGAGAGACTAGAGGATATCTCCAAATTAATAACATTCACAGAAATGATGTCTTTGGAACCATCCCTTGAAGAAGGATCTGTGAATTCTCTGTCATCAAGCACTGTGCCATCTGAAAGGAACTTTTCTTGCTCCTCAGGATGTGAAATGGAATGA
- the LOC141865883 gene encoding uncharacterized protein LOC141865883: protein MDDNDAVESLPDVASKFLLKIQHENTLNSKTVRNIACCTSELMSATLKQLKRGIEKCLNASDTAIDEIQGLQDVFAESDDLCKVTKTLTSKSLEKHWNEGVPYVEPVKKVLGKHRKVCKRNNKKRIVEVEDAFYYIPILLSLQQQLSSPRLLLMIMTAEAQLHQGNNAIFTDFCDGTLFKEHPMFSSDEKALQLLLYYDDVNVCNPLTNKPHKLCLFYYQLANIVPIYRSKLRSIKLFAVCSYKTFKRYKEKAMQEILEPLVSDVQLLGRDDGYTFTTSLGQVKLRGAVLAFLADTPASHASAGFKEGVGGARRKCRHCMATFDSMQEYFEEELFELRDKDTHEEHLCSIENAPSQYLRQYFSKEYGINQRSVLCKLPYFDITKQLPQDIMHIFLEGILEYEIKLCLNYLIKDQQVITLDKLNYEIKHFPLGYTDEKNRPILIKESDLDMKSSSNLGQTASRMWLLSQMLPFGLENCINVLCPQWNSFMTLQEIMSIVFCSEISQASILYLKSTVKRYLSNFKATYNHMNIIPKQHYLVHLPTQMLNFGPLIRCWCMRFEGKHAYFKDLAKKIRNFKNLPYSLATRNQQMESANFIQIGDNQPDMHPWSKEDIRFGNYTVLRGDHAVDAESYISRFYDIHLDFHVQSIFQCNQIEIYGTKYKPGLNNFLLFSLDDAGFPLFGCLKKIWFIEDNGCYFVMEVFNTINFNENLNAFKIEAQELASGYEIASHSQLKDHHVYHSYRRSNERFVVTRANVLACE from the exons ATGGATGATAATGATGCAGTGGAATCACTTCCAGATGTCGCTTCGAAGTTTCTTCTAAAAATACAGCACGAAAATACATTGAATTCAAAAACAGTACGTAACATAGCCTGTTGTACTTCTGAACTTATGTCAGCAACACTAAAGCAGCTGAAAAGGggtattgaaaaatgtttgaatgCTTCAGATACAGCAATAGATGAAATTCAGGGTTTACAGGATGTTTTTGCAGAATCAGATGACCTGTGCAAAGTGACCAAGACATTAACCTCCAAAAGCCTTGAAAAACATTGGAATGAAGGTGTTCCCTATGTG GAACCTGTAAAGAAAGTTTTGGGGAAGCACAGGAAAGTATGTAAAAGGAATAACAAGAAGAGGATAGTAGAAGTTGAAGACGCCTTTTACTATATACCAATTCTACTTAGCTTGCAGCAACAACTGTCATCTCCAAGATTACTTCTAATGATCATGACTGCCGAGGCACAATTACACCAAGGCAATAATGCAATATTCACCGACTTTTGTGATGGAACATTGTTCAAGGAACATCCCATGTTTTCCAGTGATGAGAAGGCTCTTCAATTGTTGTTGTACTATGATGACGTTAATGTCTGTAATCCGCTAACCAACAAACCCCACAAATTGTGTCTTTTCTATTATCAGCTTGCAAACATTGTTCCAATTTACCGGTCAAAATTGAGGTCAATCAAGTTATTTGCTGTGTGTTCATACAAAACCTTTAAGAGATACAAGGAAAAAGCAATGCAAGAGATATTAGAACCACTTGTTTCTGACGTACAGCTCTTAGGCAGAGATGATGGTTATACCTTCACAACAAGCCTAGGTCAGGTTAAACTGAGAGGAGCAGTTTTAGCCTTTCTGGCAGACACTCCAGCTAGTCATGCCTCTGCTGGTTTTAAGGAAGGTGTTGGGGGCGCAAGGCGAAAATGTAGGCACTGCATGGCTACTTTTGATTCCATGCAGGAGTACTTTGAGGAAGAATTGTTTGAACTAAGGGACAAAGATACCCATGAAGAGCATTTGTGCAGTATTGAAAATGCACCAAGTCAGTACCTTAGGCAGTATTTTTCTAAAGAGTATGGCATTAACCAGCGCTCAGTACTTTGTAAACTGCCATACTTTGATATCACGAAACAACTTCCCCAAGATATAATGCATATCTTTTTAGAGGGTATTCTTGAATATGAGATAAAACTTTGCCTTAATTATTTGATCAAAGACCAGCAGGTGATCACACTTGATAAGCTGAACTATGAAATAAAGCATTTCCCTCTGGGTTACACAGATGAGAAAAATAGgccaattttgataaaagagAGTGATCTTGATATGAAGAGTTCCTCAAACCTAGGTCAAACAGCCAGTAGAATGTGGCTTTTGTCACAAATGTTGCCTTTTGGGTTAGAAAACTGCATAAATGTGTTGTGTCCTCAATGGAATTCCTTTATGACACTTCAAGAGATAATGAGCATTGTCTTCTGCAGTGAAATTTCCCAAGCAAGTATTCTCTATTTGAAGAGTACCGtaaagagatatttaagtAATTTCAAGGCCACATATAATCATATGAATATCATCCCTAAGCAGCATTATCTTGTTCACTTGCCAACACAGATGCTTAACTTTGGTCCCTTGATTAGATGTTGGTGCATGAgatttgaaggaaaacatGCTTATTTCAAAGATCTGGCTAAGAAAatcagaaattttaaaaatcttccCTATTCACTAGCAACCAGAAACCAACAAATGGAGTCTGCAAACTTTATACAGATAGGTGATAACCAGCCAGACATGCATCCATGGTCTAAAGAGGACATCCGATTTGGAAACTACACAGTGCTTCGTGGCGATCATGCAGTTGATGCAGAGAGTTACATATCACGGTTCTATGACATTCATCTAGATTTTCAtgttcaatcaatttttcagtGCAACCAGATTGAAATATATGGGACAAAATATAAACCGGGCCTCaacaatttccttttattttcccTTGATGATGCAGGTTTTCCACTATTTGgttgcttgaaaaaaatttggttcATTGAAGATAATGGCTGTTACTTTGTGATGGaggtttttaataccataaacttcaatgaaaatttaaatgcaTTCAAGATTGAAGCTCAAGAACTTGCCAGTGGCTATGAAATAGCGAGTCACTCACAGTTAAAAGATCATCATGTATATCACTCTTATAGACGTTCAAATGAACGGTTTGTTGTTACCAGGGCAAATGTTCTTGCATGTGAGTGA
- the LOC141865884 gene encoding uncharacterized protein LOC141865884 isoform X2: MVYTKTLCFRREVNDWELLDTYFIRKRCVFDERRTTGIEAMNRNIEFIPADPAELSQWLKKSKKLRSDTCDILKANKVEGKTLIRLTRSDLTDLIPGDFLARKELWDLVEYLTQCSPPALVRKERSKSPSTLSVDSDQSDRSFGFDIDTPRPSTPIFPKSESHKWASFTFPLPPGLKSHKEVPDNLRKQIIRDAYTCMRAQAQNDKINSQDFTIVAKQICKAVPQLKDHPPPGNRCSLGDFEYWGTVRYLLRKRHTNLKRPVDNDCKEEMEQKKKCVDSLRPTPADIANHHKQIMIELRKVDVNVDAVRKLQKLSFLQRADDISNIHGTDALTKILKNYPFLQLEEQLLYELELHVQRILGKEVRFEDIKENWKKLMPTLCKAETTKDDMPALAMSQISDYFEKCPPLLTFVDKVSGDIDEFIKKETTSNSPTLLAFDLVDEKQSEKDSSQLFLVIDKSVFLEVTDETNIDYSKGLYLLLAVYYALNLQYDTKQKLLFQFLEEYVLEVKPLRRTFKYRQICNKIFQQVDDVTA; this comes from the exons ATGGTTTATACGAAGACGCTGTGCTTTCGACGTGAGGTTAACGACTGGGAATTACTTGATACATACTTTATACGAAAACGCTGTGTTTTCGACGAGAGGCGAACGACTGGCATTGAAGCGATGAACCGCAATATAGAATTTATTCCTGCTGACCCTGCCGAATTGTCGCAATGGCTCAAAAAGAGCAAGAAGCTTCGCTCCGACACATGTGATATATTAAAAG CAAACAAGGTGGAAGGAAAAACTTTAATCCGACTCACAAGGTCTGATCTCACTGACCTCATACCAGGAGATTTTCTTGCTCGTAAGGAGCTATGGGATCTTGTTGAATACTTG ACACAGTGTAGCCCACCAGCCCTGGTAAGGAAGGAACGTTCTAAATCCCCATCAACATTGTCTGTTGACTCAGACCAGAGTGACAGGAGCTTTGGCTTTGACATTGACACACCCAGGCCTTCAACACCCATATTCCCTAAGAGCGAGTCTCATAAATGGGCCTCCTTCACATTTCCATTGCCACCAGGATTAAAGAGTCATAAAGAAGTGCCAGACAACTTACGAAAACAAATTATCAGGGATGCCTACACTTGCATGAGGGCCCAGgcacaaaatgataaaatcaaTAGTCAGGACTTCACAATTGTTGCCAAACAGATTTGCAAAGCAGTTCCACAGCTGAAAGATCACCCTCCTCCAGGCAACAGATGTAGTTTGGGGGATTTTGAATATTGG GGAACTGTCCGTTACCTCTTGAGAAAGCGTCACACCAATCTTAAAAGACCAGTCGATAATGATTGCAAAGAAGAGatggaacaaaagaaaaagtgtgTTGATTCTTTGAGGCCGACCCCTGCAGACATTGCCAATCATCATAAACAGATAATGATTGAACTGCGTAAGGTGGATGTTAACGTTGATGCTGTGAGAAAGTTGCAGAAGCTTTCATTTCTGCAGAGGGCTGATGATATCAGCAACATTCATGGAACAGATGCATTgaccaaaattttgaaaaattacccATTCCTTCAGTTAGAAGAACAG TTGCTGTATGAGCTGGAATTACATGTGCAAAGAATCCTGGGAAAAGAGGTCAGATTTGAAGACATAAAGGAAAACTGGAAGAAGCTGATGCCCACCTTATGCAAGGCTGAGACTACTAAGG atgatatgCCAGCTTTAGCAATGTCACAAATATCAGACTACTTTGAAAAGTGCCCCCCACTACTGACTTTCGTTGACAAG GTTAGTGGTGACATTGATGAATTcatcaagaaagaaactaCAAGCAATTCACCCACACTTCTGGCATTTGACCTTGTGGATGAAAAGCAGAGTGAAAAAGACTCAAGCCAACTCTTCCTTGTCATAGATAAGAGTGTGTTTTTAGAAGTAACTGATGAAACCAACATTGACTATAGCAAAGGGCTTTATTTGTTGCTTGCTGTGTATTATGCCTTGAACTTACAATATGATACTAAGCAAAAGttactttttcagtttcttgaaGAATATGTCTTGGAGGTAAAACCATTAAGGAGAACTTTTAAGTATAGACAAATTTGCAATAAGATCTTTCAACAAGTGGATGATGTAACAGCTTAA
- the LOC141865884 gene encoding uncharacterized protein LOC141865884 isoform X1, whose product MVYTKTLCFRREVNDWELLDTYFIRKRCVFDERRTTGIEAMNRNIEFIPADPAELSQWLKKSKKLRSDTCDILKANKVEGKTLIRLTRSDLTDLIPGDFLARKELWDLVEYLQNSSFKIVEKQDELAIEEDNEFDFRRTQCSPPALVRKERSKSPSTLSVDSDQSDRSFGFDIDTPRPSTPIFPKSESHKWASFTFPLPPGLKSHKEVPDNLRKQIIRDAYTCMRAQAQNDKINSQDFTIVAKQICKAVPQLKDHPPPGNRCSLGDFEYWGTVRYLLRKRHTNLKRPVDNDCKEEMEQKKKCVDSLRPTPADIANHHKQIMIELRKVDVNVDAVRKLQKLSFLQRADDISNIHGTDALTKILKNYPFLQLEEQLLYELELHVQRILGKEVRFEDIKENWKKLMPTLCKAETTKDDMPALAMSQISDYFEKCPPLLTFVDKVSGDIDEFIKKETTSNSPTLLAFDLVDEKQSEKDSSQLFLVIDKSVFLEVTDETNIDYSKGLYLLLAVYYALNLQYDTKQKLLFQFLEEYVLEVKPLRRTFKYRQICNKIFQQVDDVTA is encoded by the exons ATGGTTTATACGAAGACGCTGTGCTTTCGACGTGAGGTTAACGACTGGGAATTACTTGATACATACTTTATACGAAAACGCTGTGTTTTCGACGAGAGGCGAACGACTGGCATTGAAGCGATGAACCGCAATATAGAATTTATTCCTGCTGACCCTGCCGAATTGTCGCAATGGCTCAAAAAGAGCAAGAAGCTTCGCTCCGACACATGTGATATATTAAAAG CAAACAAGGTGGAAGGAAAAACTTTAATCCGACTCACAAGGTCTGATCTCACTGACCTCATACCAGGAGATTTTCTTGCTCGTAAGGAGCTATGGGATCTTGTTGAATACTTG CAGAACTCATCCTTCAAAATAGTGGAGAAGCAAGATGAGTTGGCCATCGAAGAAGACAATGAGTTTGATTTCAGAAGA ACACAGTGTAGCCCACCAGCCCTGGTAAGGAAGGAACGTTCTAAATCCCCATCAACATTGTCTGTTGACTCAGACCAGAGTGACAGGAGCTTTGGCTTTGACATTGACACACCCAGGCCTTCAACACCCATATTCCCTAAGAGCGAGTCTCATAAATGGGCCTCCTTCACATTTCCATTGCCACCAGGATTAAAGAGTCATAAAGAAGTGCCAGACAACTTACGAAAACAAATTATCAGGGATGCCTACACTTGCATGAGGGCCCAGgcacaaaatgataaaatcaaTAGTCAGGACTTCACAATTGTTGCCAAACAGATTTGCAAAGCAGTTCCACAGCTGAAAGATCACCCTCCTCCAGGCAACAGATGTAGTTTGGGGGATTTTGAATATTGG GGAACTGTCCGTTACCTCTTGAGAAAGCGTCACACCAATCTTAAAAGACCAGTCGATAATGATTGCAAAGAAGAGatggaacaaaagaaaaagtgtgTTGATTCTTTGAGGCCGACCCCTGCAGACATTGCCAATCATCATAAACAGATAATGATTGAACTGCGTAAGGTGGATGTTAACGTTGATGCTGTGAGAAAGTTGCAGAAGCTTTCATTTCTGCAGAGGGCTGATGATATCAGCAACATTCATGGAACAGATGCATTgaccaaaattttgaaaaattacccATTCCTTCAGTTAGAAGAACAG TTGCTGTATGAGCTGGAATTACATGTGCAAAGAATCCTGGGAAAAGAGGTCAGATTTGAAGACATAAAGGAAAACTGGAAGAAGCTGATGCCCACCTTATGCAAGGCTGAGACTACTAAGG atgatatgCCAGCTTTAGCAATGTCACAAATATCAGACTACTTTGAAAAGTGCCCCCCACTACTGACTTTCGTTGACAAG GTTAGTGGTGACATTGATGAATTcatcaagaaagaaactaCAAGCAATTCACCCACACTTCTGGCATTTGACCTTGTGGATGAAAAGCAGAGTGAAAAAGACTCAAGCCAACTCTTCCTTGTCATAGATAAGAGTGTGTTTTTAGAAGTAACTGATGAAACCAACATTGACTATAGCAAAGGGCTTTATTTGTTGCTTGCTGTGTATTATGCCTTGAACTTACAATATGATACTAAGCAAAAGttactttttcagtttcttgaaGAATATGTCTTGGAGGTAAAACCATTAAGGAGAACTTTTAAGTATAGACAAATTTGCAATAAGATCTTTCAACAAGTGGATGATGTAACAGCTTAA
- the LOC141866342 gene encoding uncharacterized protein LOC141866342 gives MASLPSSQEDGKYTINIINSEIETVVIGDGNSVNNYCRCLQYPKHSTVSGSSRTTTRRTAVYHDGGESRRIKRKETKIRFTQRRFWDNSKLPSKNMSDESDEDSYNSRCGPEIFPSVSGERDCAFEKSMKRFHIILNRLHCLRDSGNFEDFTSIADGMLMNSKGDLELELLILLEKSVIVSDQNDLENAEAMVLEALSKLKDSEAKVKMRDYLLTMAHVYLNAIYRRQYKHGKAASTIAVAKQVLPKSQNETTGFVKAQILYEMASNLTIYINSVPLRLSVRKKLVEQSKHYMRQCIDLSIELDGGNVYIKEHQFGLLKLASLDLNCDTRAAREQITSDKCIADAQTYLREVQEKCKDEMSERLKIQFLRAKSDLNYRLGEFKTAQSEASQALSLAETLGFNLEIIPIRERLEDISKLISSTEMMSFEPSLEGGSVNSLSSSAAT, from the coding sequence ATGGCTAGTCTGCCAAGCTCACAAGAAGACGGAAAATATACCATCAATATTATCAATTCCGAGATCGAAACCGTAGTAATTGGTGATGGAAACTCTGTGAATAACTATTGTCGATGTCTTCAGTATCCTAAGCACTCTACAGTTTCTGGATCAAGTAGAACAACAACCCGAAGGACAGCTGTTTATCACGATGGAGGTGAAAGTCGCAGAATTAAACGGAAAGAAACGAAGATAAGGTTCACCCAGCGCAGATTTTGGGACAATTCTAAACTTCCCTCGAAAAACATGTCAGACGAAAGCGATGAAGATTCCTATAACAGTCGTTGCGGACCAGAAATTTTCCCTTCGGTTTCAGGGGAACGGGACTGCGCATTTGAAAAATCGATGAAGCGATTTCACATCATTTTGAACAGACTTCATTGTTTACGGGACAGTGGCAATTTTGAGGATTTCACCAGCATTGCAGATGGTATGCTGATGAATAGCAAAGGTGATTTAGAGTTGGAACTCTTAATCCTTCTCGAAAAGAGTGTGATTGTCAGTGACCAAAATGACTTGGAGAACGCGGAAGCGATGGTACTAGAGGCGTTAAGTAAGTTGAAGGATTCTGAAGCTAAAGTTAAAATGAGGGACTATCTGCTGACCATGGCCCATGTATACCTGAATGCAATTTACCGACGGCAGTATAAGCATGGGAAAGCGGCTTCCACCATAGCTGTTGCTAAACAGGTATTACCAAAATCACAAAATGAAACTACTGGTTTCGTCAAGGCACAGATACTTTATGAGATGGCGAGCAATTTGACGATATATATAAATTCTGTTCCACTCCGTCTTTCTGTGCGCAAAAAGCTCGTCGAACAGTCGAAGCACTACATGAGACAATGCATAGATCTGAGCATAGAGCTTGATGGTGGCAACGTATACATTAAAGAACATCAGTTTGGGCTGCTCAAACTCGCTTCACTGGACCTAAATTGTGACACAAGAGCAGCTCGAGAACAAATTACAAGTGACAAGTGCATTGCAGATGCCCAAACCTACCTCCGTGAGGTTCAAGAAAAATGCAAGGATGAGATGAGCGAAAGGCTGAAAATACAGTTCTTAAGGGCCAAGTCAGACCTCAATTATAGGCTGGGTGAGTTTAAAACAGCACAGAGCGAAGCCAGTCAAGCACTGTCCCTGGCTGAAACACTTGGATTCAATTTAGAAATCATTCCCATCCGAGAGAGACTAGAGGACATCTCCAAATTAATATCATCAACAGAAATGATGTCTTTTGAACCATCCCTTGAAGGAGGGTCTGTAAATTCTCTGTCATCAAGTGCTGCCACCTGA